The genomic segment AAACCATAGGGAGGCCCCCTTGCACTGGGGCACATAACGATCACAGGGATTCCAGCCATTGCAGCAGCTCGGAATTGGATCGCCATACTGGCTTTCGGTGGGACTCCGCCGGAGAATCCCAAATAGGCTCACAGGTGCGGAGCGCGTCCACTTTCATTCGGAGGGTGATCTCGGCGTATCGGTTGGTGGTCTCCAAACTGACGTGTCCAAGCCAGGCGCGGATGACGTTGACCTCGACACCTGCTTCAAGCAAATGCACGGCCGTCGTGTGGCGTAAGACATGGGGTGAGATGTGCCGCACTGTGCCATCTGCGCTTTTCTTCACCACCTTGACGGTATGACGCCGCACGATCTTGTAGATACCAAATCTGGTCAGCGGCGCACTGTTGCGGGCTAGGAAGACAGCGTCATTGGAGTGGCGTCGTTGCCGATTTTGCTCCAGTAAGTCCTGCATCAGACCCGCCGTTCGCGTCCACAAAGGACAGGTACGCCATTTGTCACCTTTACCATGCAGCCGTACTCGGGGCTCAGAACCGAGTTCCAGGTGCGTTGCGCGCAGATCCGCTACCTCCTGTACGCGTGCTCCGGTGTTATAAAGGAAGCGAAGCAAGGCTTGGTCGCGCAGAGCCTGAGGGTGGTCGGTGGGCAAGGCAGCGAACAGAGCATTAATCTCGTCGCGTTCGAGATACAGAGTCTCGCCCGGTTGCCAGCGTTTGACGGGAATGGAAGCAATTTGCTGTGCTTCCCCGAGCACGCAGGGCTCACGGCCGGCAAGATAC from the Marinobacter sp. LQ44 genome contains:
- a CDS encoding tyrosine-type recombinase/integrase encodes the protein MTDQLGRLVFAFVEDHLKCQRGLRPASIRSYKESLRLFLQFAAKDKHCRITRLELADLTGERVRHFLQHLEQERGNGVRTRNQRLAALHTFFEYLAGREPCVLGEAQQIASIPVKRWQPGETLYLERDEINALFAALPTDHPQALRDQALLRFLYNTGARVQEVADLRATHLELGSEPRVRLHGKGDKWRTCPLWTRTAGLMQDLLEQNRQRRHSNDAVFLARNSAPLTRFGIYKIVRRHTVKVVKKSADGTVRHISPHVLRHTTAVHLLEAGVEVNVIRAWLGHVSLETTNRYAEITLRMKVDALRTCEPIWDSPAESHRKPVWRSNSELLQWLESL